ATCTTGAGATCGAGCGACTGGAAGCGGAGATCGCCGCGCTGCAGAAAGCGCAAGAGACGAAAGAGCGAACGCCGCCACCACTTGATTCCCTCGACCAAGAGATGCACGAGGCCATCCAACAACGACCGAGCGTTCCTCGCTTCCGCGTCGATGCGCACGGTAACTTTACGCGGCGCGAGGAATCGTTCAACAACCTTCGTCCGAAAACGATCGATGTCGACGCGATCCTTACCAGATCACTACCCACGCAAGAGTCGCCACCCAACAAGAAAACCCCTCACCCTAACCCTCTCCCCGCAGGGGCGAGGGGACCGGAACGCGGGCACACGGCTGACTGCCGGCGGGTATCAAGGTCCAAACAACACCAGATACCCCAACCCTCACCGCATCCAACACCACCCCGGGGGCCACGCTCAAGTCTGCCTGGGCGTGCTAAGCAGCGGCAAGCAGTACCACCGCCAGATCCTGCGGCGAAGCTTCGTGCTCGTGCGGGTTTACGACGTCCTGCGCACCAGCCTTTCCCTCTTACCCGGTTGCCCATTGCGGCAGAAACGGCCACACTTAACCGAATTGATTTCCTTTGACCTGGCCAACTGAATTACGAGTAACCTGCGATGTCGATCTCCCTCCCCCGCGAGCCTGACTTTGAAAAGGCCGGCGGTCTGGTGCCTGCGATTGCGCAAGATGCCGACAATGGCGAGGTGCTGATGATGGCCTGGATGAACCGCGAGGCCTTTCAAGAGACCCTGGCCACCGGCCGGGCTGTCTACTTCAGTCGCAGCCGCAACAAGCTGTGGCGCAAAGGGGAAGAGAGTGGCCACCAGCAGCAGGTTCGCCAGGTGCTGATCGACTGCGATGCCGATACGGTTCTGCTGAAAGTGGAACAAAAAGGAGCGGCCTGCCACGAAGGGTATCGAACTTGCTTCTTTCGTGAAGTAGGCCCCACCGAAACCAAGATCGTCGAAACGCGCCTGGTCAACCCAGACGACGTTTATAAGAAATAGCCCACAACGTATTT
The Blastopirellula marina genome window above contains:
- the hisI gene encoding phosphoribosyl-AMP cyclohydrolase → MSISLPREPDFEKAGGLVPAIAQDADNGEVLMMAWMNREAFQETLATGRAVYFSRSRNKLWRKGEESGHQQQVRQVLIDCDADTVLLKVEQKGAACHEGYRTCFFREVGPTETKIVETRLVNPDDVYKK